The proteins below are encoded in one region of Garra rufa chromosome 12, GarRuf1.0, whole genome shotgun sequence:
- the gpr161a gene encoding G-protein coupled receptor 161 isoform X2, which translates to MNTSLNETLLGNATDVRGSSAWVLESVVILAIALIVCLGNLLVVLTLYRKPYLLTPSNKFVFSLTLSNLLLSVLVLPFVIASSLNREWLFGVVWCNFTALLYLLISSASMLTLGAIAIDRYYAVLFPMVYPIKITGNRAAVAIVYLWLHSLVGCLPPLFGWSTFEFDHFKKTCTVAWYRDVSYTAFWVAWCCLIPLFAMLVCYGLIFRVARHKARKVHCGTVVVVQEPSSSNRNGRKNSTASVSSVGSRRGLIYAGSQCKALVTILVVVGTFLMTWGPYVVVICTEAVWGRGSVSPGLETMVTWLSFVSAACHPLIYGLWNKTVRKELLGMCCSDRHYRESFISRHRKSRLFSISNRITDLGMSPHLTAMLAGGGQLLGAGSSTGDTGFSFSQDSGTDIMLLDNCSEGAESSHYSALVNKRRSSVKFEDQVEQQSKDEDQSQHLVKAEIHQVIDSFASSMAKAIESDARFLLFGTESLTDSVSSCQPAQRSSRYPDGQRIRLESIDEGIVNDDKVEDDEDEIEEICA; encoded by the exons ATGAACACCAGCCTCAATGAAACCTTACTGGGGAATGCCACAGACGTGAGAGGCAGCAGCGCCTGGGTCTTGGAGTCTGTTGTCATATTGGCCATTGCCTTGATTGTCTGTCTGGGCAATCTGCTCGTTGTATTGACCCTTTATCGGAAGCCCTACCTCTTAACACCAAGCAATAAGTTTGTCTTCAGCCTGACGCTTTCAAACCTCCTGTTGTCAGTACTAGTGCTGCCATTCGTCATTGCCAGCTCTCTTAATAGAGAATGGTTGTTTGGTGTTGTATGGTGCAACTTCACGGCACTGTTATATCTGCTCATCAGCTCTGCCAGCATGCTCACACTGGGAGCCATTGCCATCGACAG GTACTATGCTGTGCTGTTCCCGATGGTCTACCCTATCAAGATCACAGGCAATCGTGCAGCGGTGGCAATAGTCTACCTGTGGCTGCATTCTCTGGTGGGCTGCCTGCCTCCTCTGTTTGGCTGGTCCACATTTGAGTTTGACCATTTCAAGAAGACCTGCACTGTGGCCTGGTATCGTGACGTCAGCTACACTGCATTCTGGGTTGCGTGGTGCTGCCTGATTCCACTGTTTGCCATGCTGGTGTGCTACGGCCTCATCTTCCGCGTGGCACGGCACAAAGCTCGCAAGGTGCACTGTGGGACGGTTGTGGTAGTTCAAGAGCCCTCGTCCTCCAATAGGAACGGGCGAAAGAACTCCACTGCCTCGGTTTCTTCTGTCGGGAGCCGAAGAGGTTTGATCTACGCTGGAAGCCAGTGTAAAGCACTGGTTACTATTTTGGTGGTTGTCGGCACCTTCTTGATGACGTGGGGGCCGTATGTGGTAGTGATATGCACTGAGGCGGTATGGGGGCGAGGAAGTGTGTCACCCGGACTGGAGACGATGGTGACCTGGCTGTCGTTTGTCAGTGCTGCCTGTCATCCTCTCATATATGGGCTGTGGAATAAAACTGTGAGGAAGGAGCTGCTTGGCATGTGCTGTAGTGACCGCCACTACCGGGAATCATTCATTAGTCGCCACAGGAAGTCTCGCCTCTTTAGCATCTCCAACCGAATCACAG ATCTTGGTATGTCTCCACACCTGACGGCCATGTTGGCTGGTGGAGGCCAGCTTTTAGGTGCTGGCAGTAGCACAGGAGACACTGGCTTCAGCTTTTCCCAGGACTCAG GTACAGATATCATGTTGCTGGATAACTGTTCTGAAGGAGCAGAAAGCTCACACTACAGTGCTTTAGTCAACAAACGCAGGAGTTCAGTGAAGTTTGAAGACCAGGTGGAACAGCAGTCTAAAG ATGAGGATCAGTCTCAGCATCTAGTGAAGGCAGAGATACACCAAGTGATTGACAGCTTTGCGTCCAGTATGGCGAAAGCCATTGAAAGCGATGCCAGATTTCTGCTGTTCGGAACAGAGTCTCTGACTGATAGTGTTTCATCGTGTCAACCCGCACAGAGGAGCTCGCGCTACCCAGATGGACAGAGGATCCGTCTGGAGAGCATAGATGAGGGAATCGTTAACGATGACAAGGTAGAAGACGACGAGGATGAAATCGAGGAAATATGTGCATAA
- the gpr161a gene encoding G-protein coupled receptor 161 isoform X1, producing the protein MNTSLNETLLGNATDVRGSSAWVLESVVILAIALIVCLGNLLVVLTLYRKPYLLTPSNKFVFSLTLSNLLLSVLVLPFVIASSLNREWLFGVVWCNFTALLYLLISSASMLTLGAIAIDRYYAVLFPMVYPIKITGNRAAVAIVYLWLHSLVGCLPPLFGWSTFEFDHFKKTCTVAWYRDVSYTAFWVAWCCLIPLFAMLVCYGLIFRVARHKARKVHCGTVVVVQEPSSSNRNGRKNSTASVSSVGSRRGLIYAGSQCKALVTILVVVGTFLMTWGPYVVVICTEAVWGRGSVSPGLETMVTWLSFVSAACHPLIYGLWNKTVRKELLGMCCSDRHYRESFISRHRKSRLFSISNRITDLGMSPHLTAMLAGGGQLLGAGSSTGDTGFSFSQDSGTDIMLLDNCSEGAESSHYSALVNKRRSSVKFEDQVEQQSKADEDQSQHLVKAEIHQVIDSFASSMAKAIESDARFLLFGTESLTDSVSSCQPAQRSSRYPDGQRIRLESIDEGIVNDDKVEDDEDEIEEICA; encoded by the exons ATGAACACCAGCCTCAATGAAACCTTACTGGGGAATGCCACAGACGTGAGAGGCAGCAGCGCCTGGGTCTTGGAGTCTGTTGTCATATTGGCCATTGCCTTGATTGTCTGTCTGGGCAATCTGCTCGTTGTATTGACCCTTTATCGGAAGCCCTACCTCTTAACACCAAGCAATAAGTTTGTCTTCAGCCTGACGCTTTCAAACCTCCTGTTGTCAGTACTAGTGCTGCCATTCGTCATTGCCAGCTCTCTTAATAGAGAATGGTTGTTTGGTGTTGTATGGTGCAACTTCACGGCACTGTTATATCTGCTCATCAGCTCTGCCAGCATGCTCACACTGGGAGCCATTGCCATCGACAG GTACTATGCTGTGCTGTTCCCGATGGTCTACCCTATCAAGATCACAGGCAATCGTGCAGCGGTGGCAATAGTCTACCTGTGGCTGCATTCTCTGGTGGGCTGCCTGCCTCCTCTGTTTGGCTGGTCCACATTTGAGTTTGACCATTTCAAGAAGACCTGCACTGTGGCCTGGTATCGTGACGTCAGCTACACTGCATTCTGGGTTGCGTGGTGCTGCCTGATTCCACTGTTTGCCATGCTGGTGTGCTACGGCCTCATCTTCCGCGTGGCACGGCACAAAGCTCGCAAGGTGCACTGTGGGACGGTTGTGGTAGTTCAAGAGCCCTCGTCCTCCAATAGGAACGGGCGAAAGAACTCCACTGCCTCGGTTTCTTCTGTCGGGAGCCGAAGAGGTTTGATCTACGCTGGAAGCCAGTGTAAAGCACTGGTTACTATTTTGGTGGTTGTCGGCACCTTCTTGATGACGTGGGGGCCGTATGTGGTAGTGATATGCACTGAGGCGGTATGGGGGCGAGGAAGTGTGTCACCCGGACTGGAGACGATGGTGACCTGGCTGTCGTTTGTCAGTGCTGCCTGTCATCCTCTCATATATGGGCTGTGGAATAAAACTGTGAGGAAGGAGCTGCTTGGCATGTGCTGTAGTGACCGCCACTACCGGGAATCATTCATTAGTCGCCACAGGAAGTCTCGCCTCTTTAGCATCTCCAACCGAATCACAG ATCTTGGTATGTCTCCACACCTGACGGCCATGTTGGCTGGTGGAGGCCAGCTTTTAGGTGCTGGCAGTAGCACAGGAGACACTGGCTTCAGCTTTTCCCAGGACTCAG GTACAGATATCATGTTGCTGGATAACTGTTCTGAAGGAGCAGAAAGCTCACACTACAGTGCTTTAGTCAACAAACGCAGGAGTTCAGTGAAGTTTGAAGACCAGGTGGAACAGCAGTCTAAAG CAGATGAGGATCAGTCTCAGCATCTAGTGAAGGCAGAGATACACCAAGTGATTGACAGCTTTGCGTCCAGTATGGCGAAAGCCATTGAAAGCGATGCCAGATTTCTGCTGTTCGGAACAGAGTCTCTGACTGATAGTGTTTCATCGTGTCAACCCGCACAGAGGAGCTCGCGCTACCCAGATGGACAGAGGATCCGTCTGGAGAGCATAGATGAGGGAATCGTTAACGATGACAAGGTAGAAGACGACGAGGATGAAATCGAGGAAATATGTGCATAA
- the LOC141347014 gene encoding DDB1- and CUL4-associated factor 6-like produces the protein MLRKNTFIWDIRKRAIGVDERNNFIRTNYLDRLEFVQRLKLEASLDVHNGCVNTISWNNTGEYILSGSDDCNLIITDPYKRKVLVTVPSNHGASIYSARFMPESSDHWIVSAAEDGNIHYTNISRSPELIQYKYTCHHGTAYQVLTIPSDPNSFLSCGEDGTVRWFDVRLKNGCGQSRCKDDILVNCRRAVSSMAVSPTEPYYLALGCSDSSVRIYDRRMLGTISTGCCYSSGTTGICVRFVPPHLAGRSCRVTSLCYSSDGQEILASFSSDYIYLFDPKDDRASKLKELPKNKGELLRPPVKRLRVRGDWSDTGPRARPESERERDGESSSSISLMQRMSDMLSRWYEEAQNNRDQPQSSTTNADVSSESVSSASAEPVLSLHYSPEGTSTSTITLDFTTEGTNRRNSASGEPTADQDDNSEETNYTSSSNNHPPLTQRLNFRGSVIGERVLRRTAAVRIQEIFRRRKERKEMAEAEALNIGRPVAKMTYEGHRNSRTMTKEACFWGNNFVLSGSDCGHIFIWDRHTGKHVMLMEADNHVINCLQPHPYEPLLASSGIDYDIKIWSPMEESPSFNKVLTEEVILRNKRMLEETRNTVTVPASFMLRMLASLNHIRTDRFEGDRSESSGQENDE, from the exons ATGTTGCGAAAGAATACATTTATTTGGGACATAAGGAAACGCGCTATCGGTGTGGATGAAAGAAACAACTTTATACGAACAAATTATTTAG acagACTAGAGTTTGTCCAGAGACTGAAACTTGAAGCCTCGCTTGATGTTCATAATGGCTGT GTAAATACTATAAGTTGGAATAACACAGGTGAATATATTTTATCTGGATCAGATGATTGCAATTTAATTATCACAGATCCTTACAAGAGGAAG GTGCTTGTAACGGTCCCGTCTAATCATGGTGCCAGTATTTACAGTGCCAGGTTTATGCCTGAGTCCAGCGATCACTGGATTGTGTCTGCAGCAGAAGATGGAAATATTCATTACACCAACATCAGCCGCAGCCCCGAGCTCATCCAGTACAAATATACTTGCCACCACGGGACAGCCTATCAG gtTCTTACAATACCCAGTGACCCAAACTCTTTTCTCTCATGTGGGGAAGATGGGACAGTTCGATGGTTTGATGTCAGGTTGAAAAATGGCTGTGGCCAAAGCAGATGCAAAGAT GACATTTTGGTTAACTGTCGCAGGGCAGTCAGTTCTATGGCTGTTTCGCCCACTGAGCCATATTACCTCGCCCTGGGCTGCTCGGATAGTTCAGTCCGCATATATGACAGGAGGATGCTGGGAACCATATCTACAG GATGCTGCTATAGCAGTGGAACTACAGGTATCTGTGTTCGTTTTGTGCCCCCTCACCTGGCTGGACGGTCCTGCCGTGTGACCTCGCTGTGTTACAGCTCTGATGGCCAAGAAATACTCGCCAGCTTCTCTTCAGATTACATCTACCTGTTTGACCCTAAAGATGACAGGGCATCTAAATTAAAGGAATTGCCAAAAAACAAAGGGGAG CTACTGCGCCCCCCTGTGAAGCGTCTGAGAGTGAGAGGTGATTGGTCAGACACAGGTCCTCGTGCCCGCCCAGAGAGCGAGAGGGAGCGTGATG GAGAGTCCAGCTCCAGCATATCACTGATGCAGAGAATGTCAGACATGTTGTCCAGGTGGTATGAAGAAGCCCAGAATAACAGAGATCAACCCCAATCAAGCACGACAA ACGCGGACGTTTCCTCAGAGTCTGTCAGCAGTGCCTCAGCAGAGCCTGTTCTTAGTCTGCACTACAGTCCAGAAGGCACCTCCACCAGCACCATTACACTGGACTTCACTA CTGAAGGCACAAACAGACGAAACAGCGCATCTGGAGAGCCAACAGCAGATCAGGATGACAACAGTGAGGAGACCAACTACACGTCCTCATCAAACAACCATCCTCCACTCACACAGAG ATTAAATTTCAGGGGATCAGTGATCGGTGAAAGGGTTTTGAG GCGAACAGCAGCTGTTCGGATCCAGGAGATTTTCCGCCGAAGGAAAGAGCGGAAAGAGATGGCAGAAGCCGAGGCACTCAATATCGGGAGACCTGTTGCAAAAATGACCTATGAAGGCCACCGTAACTCAAGGACAATG ACCAAAGAGGCGTGTTTTTGGGGTAATAACTTTGTGCTGAGTGGCTCAGACTGTGGCCATATCTTCATATGGGACAGACATACAGGAAAACATGTGATGCTGATGGAAGCTGACAATCATGTCATCAACTGTCTGCAGCCTCATCCATATGAGCCAT TACTTGCCTCCTCCGGAATTGATTATGATATTAAAATCTGGTCTCCCATGGAGGAGTCTCCATCATTCAACAAAGTGTTGACAGAAGAG GTAATTCTGCGTAATAAACGGATGCTTGAAGAGACCAGAAATACCGTCACAGTCCCAGCGTCCTTTATGTTGAGAATGCTGGCGTCTCTCAACCACATCAGAACAG ATCGTTTTGAAGGAGATCGATCAGAAAGCTCTGGACAGGAGAATGATGAATGA